In Pelosinus sp. UFO1, one genomic interval encodes:
- a CDS encoding MBL fold metallo-hydrolase: protein MNFVIIGLVGISLMGFFLLSFYPNLGGKISEDKIRSFNQSPNFKENKFVNQIPTSINTDANSLYTTLRDYLKDSPQRNPDKSLPIVAVDPASLQDTKETKVTWLGHSTILLQIDGKRILLDPVFSQSPSPFPFLGPKRYSETLPIEIEELPSIDVVILSHDHYDHLDYESIMKLKDKVRQFYVPLGIGSHLERWGIEKTRIKEQDWWTEAEFEGLQLVSTPARHFSGRSLFDRDATLWSSWVIIGKSARIYFSGDSGYGPHFAQIGKTYGPFDLTLMECGQYDERWSAIHMMPEETVQAHIDVNGRIMVPIHWAAFTLALHDWTEPIERVISAGQERQILISTPKIGESVVIGSEVYPNSTWWR, encoded by the coding sequence ATGAATTTTGTTATTATTGGCCTGGTAGGAATTAGCCTAATGGGCTTTTTCCTTTTATCTTTTTACCCAAATTTGGGAGGTAAGATTTCGGAAGATAAAATACGTTCCTTTAACCAATCTCCCAATTTTAAAGAAAATAAGTTTGTCAATCAAATTCCTACGTCAATCAATACAGATGCAAACAGCTTATATACCACGCTGCGGGATTACTTGAAAGACAGTCCGCAGCGAAATCCAGATAAATCTCTTCCTATCGTTGCTGTAGATCCTGCCAGCTTGCAAGATACAAAAGAAACGAAAGTCACCTGGCTTGGTCATTCTACCATATTACTGCAAATAGACGGGAAAAGAATATTGTTAGATCCTGTATTTTCGCAAAGCCCCTCTCCTTTTCCATTCCTTGGACCTAAGCGCTATAGTGAAACCTTACCTATCGAGATTGAGGAATTGCCGAGCATAGATGTTGTTATTTTGTCTCACGATCATTATGATCACTTGGATTATGAATCTATTATGAAACTTAAAGATAAAGTACGTCAGTTCTATGTGCCGTTAGGCATAGGGAGTCACTTAGAAAGATGGGGCATTGAGAAAACCAGGATAAAAGAACAAGACTGGTGGACTGAAGCAGAGTTTGAAGGATTACAACTAGTTTCGACGCCAGCCAGGCATTTTTCAGGAAGAAGCCTGTTTGATCGTGATGCAACGCTGTGGAGCTCATGGGTGATCATCGGCAAGAGCGCAAGAATCTATTTTAGCGGCGATAGCGGCTATGGACCTCACTTTGCGCAAATAGGTAAAACGTATGGCCCCTTTGATTTGACACTAATGGAATGCGGTCAGTATGATGAACGTTGGTCTGCTATTCATATGATGCCGGAAGAAACCGTACAAGCTCATATTGATGTTAATGGCAGGATCATGGTACCTATACATTGGGCTGCATTTACGTTAGCCTTGCATGATTGGACAGAACCGATTGAGCGGGTAATAAGCGCGGGCCAGGAACGGCAAATCCTTATTTCGACGCCTAAGATTGGAGAGTCTGTTGTAATAGGTTCTGAAGTGTATCCTAATTCTACTTGGTGGAGATAA
- a CDS encoding alpha/beta hydrolase, with the protein MRKNVSFKSNGLNIAGHLYLPEDMKKGEKYPAIVTVTPVSGIKEQTSGLYAQKMSEKGYVALAFDNTSYGESEGQPRFDENPFAKSEDIKSAVTFLSGLDEVDPQRIGAIGICAGGGYVAYTAATDKRIKAVGTVSAYFDLRGMVTSGFAGDWVSLLKEAGKARIAYASGGEPQYIPMLPEDPTFPGAREGLDYYCTSRGEHPNWQNKTLLWSYDKMVQYSALDVIHMVSPTPMLIIAGSQAATLEQSKLAYEHAKEPKELVIIDGGTHFSLYDQERHFSQAIEKFTKFFKVHL; encoded by the coding sequence ATGAGAAAAAATGTAAGTTTTAAAAGCAATGGACTAAATATTGCAGGTCATCTTTACTTACCCGAGGATATGAAGAAAGGAGAAAAATATCCTGCTATTGTGACGGTGACACCCGTGAGCGGTATTAAAGAACAGACTTCCGGACTTTATGCCCAAAAGATGAGTGAGAAGGGGTATGTTGCCCTGGCTTTTGACAATACCTCATATGGTGAAAGTGAAGGCCAACCTCGGTTTGATGAAAATCCGTTTGCCAAATCAGAAGACATTAAGAGTGCGGTAACTTTCTTGTCAGGACTGGATGAAGTTGATCCACAAAGAATTGGGGCGATCGGTATCTGCGCAGGTGGTGGCTATGTTGCATATACGGCAGCAACAGATAAAAGAATAAAAGCTGTCGGCACGGTCAGTGCTTACTTTGATCTACGCGGGATGGTAACGAGTGGTTTCGCTGGAGATTGGGTTTCTTTACTAAAAGAAGCAGGAAAGGCAAGAATAGCGTATGCCTCTGGTGGAGAACCACAATATATTCCTATGCTTCCTGAAGATCCAACCTTTCCAGGGGCGCGAGAAGGTTTAGATTACTACTGTACCTCTCGTGGAGAACACCCAAACTGGCAGAACAAAACTCTCTTATGGTCTTACGATAAAATGGTACAGTACTCTGCATTGGATGTCATCCATATGGTTTCGCCAACTCCGATGCTGATTATTGCAGGCTCACAGGCAGCAACTCTTGAACAGTCCAAACTAGCTTATGAACACGCAAAAGAGCCTAAAGAATTAGTGATTATCGATGGTGGAACCCATTTTAGCTTGTACGATCAAGAACGTCATTTTAGCCAGGCAATAGAAAAATTCACAAAATTCTTTAAAGTCCATCTGTAA
- a CDS encoding flavodoxin family protein, producing the protein MKFIVFNGSPAGANSSTNVIAEAFLSGAKRADADTENVFLIDKNIGHCKGCFTCWFKTPGKCVMQDDMTELLDKYNAADVVCFASPVYTWNMTAALKNFVDRLAPLKSPLIVNSDENFDLTDSKPKTQQFVVISNCGFPGNNNFETMKVVFASCNPVLEIYRNCGKLLKSKDEKIKATVNDYLQVVEQAGYEMATQNYVSEETKSELEMQLMPILDYVKYIGM; encoded by the coding sequence ATGAAATTTATAGTATTTAACGGCAGCCCTGCCGGGGCAAACAGCAGCACAAATGTGATTGCAGAAGCGTTTTTGAGCGGTGCAAAAAGAGCCGATGCCGACACCGAAAATGTGTTTTTAATTGATAAGAACATTGGACACTGCAAAGGATGCTTTACCTGCTGGTTTAAAACACCAGGAAAATGCGTGATGCAGGATGATATGACAGAGCTTTTGGACAAATATAATGCTGCTGATGTGGTTTGCTTCGCTTCGCCTGTTTATACATGGAACATGACAGCAGCTCTCAAGAACTTTGTCGACAGGCTCGCGCCGCTGAAAAGTCCTCTGATTGTAAATTCGGACGAAAATTTTGACCTTACGGATTCCAAACCTAAAACGCAGCAATTTGTGGTGATTTCCAACTGCGGCTTTCCGGGCAATAACAATTTTGAAACCATGAAAGTGGTGTTTGCTTCCTGCAATCCTGTCCTTGAGATTTATCGCAACTGCGGTAAACTCTTAAAAAGCAAGGACGAGAAAATCAAAGCAACCGTAAATGATTATTTGCAAGTTGTCGAGCAGGCAGGATATGAAATGGCAACGCAAAATTACGTATCGGAAGAAACAAAATCAGAACTTGAAATGCAGCTCATGCCGATACTTGATTATGTGAAATACATCGGGATGTAG
- a CDS encoding flavodoxin family protein has protein sequence MKVVAFNGSPRRSGNTAAIIKVVFAELEKNGIETKLVQVGGVLKQGCTACNLCYKNKTKTCAVTGDPLNDWIEKIMAADGIIFGSPVYFNDVTSEMKSLIDRAGYVARANDRMYKHKVGAAVVAVRRNGAVHALDTMFHFFLNMQMFIVGGSNNVIANKIGDVEKDIEGLQSMRTLGENMALLLKKMDA, from the coding sequence ATGAAAGTAGTAGCGTTTAACGGGAGTCCAAGGAGGAGTGGGAATACTGCCGCCATTATCAAAGTTGTGTTTGCTGAGTTGGAAAAGAATGGTATTGAGACTAAACTGGTTCAAGTTGGCGGTGTTTTAAAGCAGGGATGCACCGCATGTAATTTATGCTACAAAAACAAAACAAAGACTTGTGCGGTTACTGGAGATCCACTTAACGATTGGATAGAAAAAATTATGGCTGCCGATGGCATTATTTTTGGCTCACCAGTTTATTTTAACGATGTGACGAGCGAAATGAAATCATTGATTGACAGGGCCGGATATGTGGCCCGAGCAAATGATCGCATGTACAAACACAAGGTCGGAGCAGCTGTTGTGGCTGTGCGACGCAATGGCGCGGTACATGCACTAGACACCATGTTTCATTTTTTCTTGAATATGCAAATGTTTATTGTCGGAGGATCTAACAACGTTATCGCCAACAAAATCGGCGATGTTGAGAAAGATATCGAAGGCCTGCAGAGTATGCGAACTTTAGGGGAGAATATGGCCTTATTGTTGAAAAAGATGGACGCCTAG
- a CDS encoding GIY-YIG nuclease family protein — protein sequence MDKPSKKDLKEQYKNRVIIGGVYCVRCSGADNLWLRATTDIQGSKNRFAFSVSTNSCPEMCMSESWKQFGATTFSFEILEKIEKKETQTTREFSDDVNTLLELWIEKRNGENSELRRSVI from the coding sequence ATGGACAAACCATCAAAAAAAGATTTGAAAGAGCAGTATAAAAATAGAGTGATAATTGGCGGGGTATACTGCGTGAGATGCAGTGGCGCTGATAATCTTTGGCTTCGAGCAACAACAGATATACAAGGTTCGAAAAATCGTTTTGCATTTTCAGTATCGACTAATTCTTGCCCTGAAATGTGTATGAGTGAGTCATGGAAACAGTTCGGAGCAACCACATTTTCTTTTGAAATACTGGAAAAAATAGAAAAGAAAGAAACGCAAACAACACGTGAGTTTTCAGATGATGTAAATACTTTGTTAGAACTTTGGATTGAAAAACGAAATGGCGAAAATTCAGAGTTGCGACGCTCTGTTATTTAA
- a CDS encoding Crp/Fnr family transcriptional regulator — MLLFFKNGENILIEHGKKTLGELLKENIFYNIINIDEKDLIELSDLFITRKYIHNEMLVKAGEKWDKVFFIHKGIIRLFYMNLEGQEYNKGFFWENQLLWPIAPSARKNDSLFNISALENVTVSVCDFSSFHSWLTRHGYWEKFALSYAELFVEDKFRREYEFLINSATERFRHFCTEYPDLVRRIPDYHLASYLGITNVTLSRIKKSINFNLC, encoded by the coding sequence ATGTTATTATTTTTTAAGAATGGAGAAAATATTTTGATAGAGCATGGGAAAAAAACTTTGGGAGAATTATTAAAAGAAAACATTTTTTATAATATTATCAATATAGATGAAAAAGATTTAATTGAACTTTCGGATTTATTTATTACAAGGAAATATATTCACAACGAAATGCTTGTCAAAGCCGGAGAAAAATGGGATAAGGTTTTCTTTATCCATAAAGGCATTATTCGACTTTTTTATATGAATTTAGAAGGGCAGGAGTATAATAAGGGATTTTTTTGGGAAAACCAATTACTATGGCCGATTGCTCCTTCGGCCCGTAAAAATGACAGTCTCTTCAACATATCTGCTTTAGAAAATGTTACAGTCTCCGTTTGCGATTTTTCATCTTTTCATTCCTGGTTAACTCGTCATGGTTATTGGGAAAAGTTTGCTTTGTCCTATGCTGAATTATTTGTAGAGGATAAGTTCCGTAGAGAATATGAATTTCTTATAAATTCGGCAACAGAGAGGTTTAGACATTTCTGCACTGAATATCCTGATCTTGTCAGAAGAATACCTGATTACCATCTGGCTTCGTATCTTGGTATTACCAATGTTACCCTATCAAGAATAAAAAAATCTATTAATTTTAACCTATGTTAA
- a CDS encoding NAD(P)H-binding protein, with translation MKAIIFGATGMIGRGVLRECLLDSEIEAVLTVGRSATGLQHKKLNEIIHKNLLDLSAIESALSGYDVCFFCLGVSSAGMKEEEYRRVTYDITLAVAQTLVKLNPKMTFIYVSGSGTDSSEQGRVMWARVKGKTENALLRLPFKATYMFRPAYIQPRHGIVSKTKLYRAVYAGLSLLEPVLKILFTKYFTTTEILGRAMIRVAKQGAPTSILESGSFQV, from the coding sequence ATGAAAGCAATTATTTTCGGTGCTACAGGAATGATCGGCAGAGGCGTCTTGCGGGAGTGTCTGCTCGATTCTGAAATTGAAGCGGTTCTTACGGTCGGGCGCAGTGCCACCGGGCTTCAGCATAAAAAGTTGAATGAGATTATCCACAAAAATTTACTTGACTTGTCTGCCATCGAAAGTGCACTTTCGGGCTATGACGTGTGCTTTTTCTGTCTCGGGGTAAGTTCAGCAGGCATGAAAGAAGAGGAGTATCGGCGAGTAACCTATGACATTACGCTGGCGGTGGCGCAGACCCTTGTCAAACTTAACCCCAAGATGACATTCATCTATGTATCGGGCTCAGGCACCGACAGCAGCGAGCAAGGACGTGTCATGTGGGCCAGAGTCAAGGGCAAAACGGAAAACGCGCTGCTGCGCCTGCCGTTCAAAGCTACGTATATGTTCCGCCCGGCCTACATTCAACCCCGTCATGGAATCGTGTCAAAGACCAAGCTATACCGGGCAGTGTATGCAGGGCTGAGCCTTCTCGAACCTGTTTTGAAGATACTGTTTACGAAGTATTTTACAACGACGGAAATATTGGGACGCGCCATGATCAGAGTTGCTAAACAAGGTGCTCCTACATCTATTCTTGAGAGCGGCAGCTTCCAGGTATAA
- a CDS encoding NADH:flavin oxidoreductase, with the protein MKTLFDKTSIGNIPLKNRLIRSATGETLAKEGHLSADLLKVYEDLAKGGVGTIITSFAYVVEAEQPFPGMLGIYDDSFIEEYKQLTELVHSYDANIILQLVYCGSYRMAELGGQEIWGPSAVENLQTHIQPKEMTAEDIVNLQKAFANATARAKQAGFDGVQLHAAHGFLLSQFLSPYYNRRADEYGGPIENRARMVLETYSAVREKVGTEYPVLIKINNSDGMEQGMTFEDCKYVCKKLTEVGIDSIEISGAWHHFTGRQNSYFKDDAAEIAAENNVPVILVGGNRDYHSLTEILNQTAIKYLSFSRPFIAEPDLANRWKNGDVSKAKCTSCNGCATLHGLKCVLHR; encoded by the coding sequence ATGAAAACATTATTTGACAAGACCAGTATTGGAAACATACCCTTAAAGAACAGGTTAATCCGGTCGGCGACGGGGGAAACCCTGGCCAAGGAAGGGCACCTGTCAGCAGACCTATTGAAGGTTTATGAGGATTTGGCCAAGGGCGGCGTAGGAACAATTATTACCAGTTTTGCCTATGTTGTTGAAGCGGAGCAACCTTTTCCAGGAATGTTAGGGATTTATGACGATTCTTTCATTGAAGAGTACAAACAACTGACTGAGCTGGTCCATAGTTATGACGCCAATATTATTCTTCAGCTGGTATATTGCGGGTCGTACCGAATGGCAGAGCTGGGCGGACAGGAAATCTGGGGGCCAAGCGCCGTAGAGAATCTGCAGACTCATATTCAGCCTAAGGAGATGACAGCAGAGGATATAGTTAACTTGCAGAAGGCGTTTGCCAATGCGACAGCCAGGGCAAAGCAGGCAGGCTTTGACGGCGTTCAGCTTCATGCTGCTCATGGATTTCTGTTGAGCCAATTTCTGTCACCTTATTATAACCGCAGAGCGGATGAATATGGTGGCCCGATTGAAAATAGGGCCAGAATGGTGCTGGAAACATATTCAGCTGTTCGCGAGAAAGTAGGCACTGAGTACCCTGTTCTTATTAAGATCAACAACTCGGATGGCATGGAGCAAGGGATGACCTTTGAGGATTGTAAGTATGTATGCAAGAAACTGACCGAAGTAGGAATTGACTCCATTGAAATCAGCGGCGCGTGGCATCATTTTACCGGTCGCCAGAATTCCTATTTTAAAGATGACGCCGCAGAAATCGCCGCGGAAAATAACGTTCCGGTTATCTTAGTAGGAGGCAATCGCGATTATCATTCGCTGACAGAAATCCTTAATCAGACAGCTATTAAATATTTATCGTTTTCCCGTCCTTTTATCGCTGAACCAGATCTGGCAAATCGCTGGAAAAACGGCGACGTCAGCAAAGCAAAATGTACCTCCTGCAATGGTTGCGCCACTTTGCATGGCCTAAAATGCGTCCTCCACCGGTAA